GTGCTATTAATTATGATTACATTTAATGATATAGTATTATAATATTGTATTTGAGtaaataatatagtaaaatagaattttaatacatttttcgTCCCGAAACGTAGTGAGGGTATccatctaatatatatataaaagagaatGAAGTGAACAGTGTCAATTGCATATTTTAGTACAATTTGTTCCAATTATACCCATGCTTCCAATTGCATTTGTTGGTACAATTtattccaattttacccctgcTCCTCACTTTCTCCAATTGCCCAACAATGGACGGCAAAACGGTGACGTTTTTGAAATAAACTGAAAAGTTTTGGTTGCCCATTTGAACTGTTCATGTCCTCCCTATTACTTTTAggcaaatatatattttagtcCTTCATCaaattatgtttttattaaCTAAacctttaatattttaaataattatattaaacattgattgattattttttaatatagtaAACCACCAATCTTTTAAATGGATATACTAAGCGGATCACATTAAGTCTTTATTAGACATATCAGTTATGTGAATAATTCAAATTCCATTTAGCATGTGTAAAATTGTCAGCATATGACTATTTCACTAAAGTAAAACATTTAAGAAATTATTCGGGATGGGGCATAGATGTTTATGGCTGGGGTTGGAACGACAGAAACGGTGTCGTTTTCTTACACTGTATTTGACAAATTCAACTTTTTTTTCCTGGAGCTCTAACagcaaaaagcaaaaaaaaaaattactctaTTAATTATATAGCCTTATTGTGTACTGGTACTATGTTTTACTATTATTTTATATACTTAAATTTATCGTGTCGTGTATAATTAATGATGTATGTATGTAACTTTTATAAATACTATGAAATATATTCTCTTCCTACTATTATATAtagtgggttactaaacccagccccatATTCACACTTCCAGCCCCGAAAAAAGACCTAACCGCCCTTtgaacaaaaactgaaaatttgaatccctcccaaactctctcaaactcaTTTTCATCCGAATCAAAGACAAAACGTTTGATGGAAGACAATCCGTTATCACCGAGAGTAGACGGGAGTGATGCTACGTCCGAAGTCGAGGTATTTTTCCAATTTAACTTCCTTGCATTTCTGTAATTtgaattgggaaaaaaaaatctggttcggcactcgggcgtgtgagcatcacgccccaccacatggtggggcgtatgagtatcacgtcccaccatgtggtggggcgtgatagccacacgcctcaccatgaggtgggacgcgatgctcatacgccccaccatgaggtggggcgtgatgttcatacgccccaccatgtggtgggacgtgatactcatacgccccaccatgtggtggggcgtgatgctcacacgcccaagcatatttgtggctgtttttcgggtttagacaccgaaacgctatagaaatgtcacgttttggaatgtaatgttcgtGATTAATCATTTACAGGAGGTTTCGTGGGAAGAATTTGACGGAAACAGCATAGATTACAGCTcgcagttttttcccaaacaaacatttcaaacatatcatgaagctgttaactgggcaaaacagacggcaattGGGATCGGGTTTGAGTTAACAACAGCGTCGCACAAGACGGGGCgcaagtcaaagtggatattggttaaatgtgctcgtggtgttaagaattataaaaggaaaaaggatgtggatatggatgttatactacggaagaatacaaaacaaagtactgtggttgcaaattccagataaaggttatAGAAATCGGCGAATTgggcggttgggtggtgaatgggattcctggagatagaggacagcactgtcatcagttggctgtatatcgtcagggctacagacagatgagcggactaagcccggcttccaaaaaacttgttcgtgaaatgagttcagctcaagctaagccttgtgctatttttgctgcaatcaaagaaaaacatccggaggattgcccgacacaaagacatatctataactacagggagaaaatcaggactgagaactttgagggtcgggatgtaatcggtcagttttatcggcttgctatagataaggactatatacattggacgcaagcggtgctgggcagcaatgtcgtgactcacttatttatggcacatccaacatcgatcgcactgttccgatcttattacttgtttgttggtatggattcaacatataaaacaaacaagtataagatgccattctttgaaatcattggaatgacgccttctaacaaaaacttcttgatcgcctatgcaatcatgaaggatgaaaccgAGGGTAGTTACATatgggtgttacaaaaattgaagcttttgctccaacctgatgtgcatccgacagtcattgctacagaccgggagttaggactgatgcggccggttcgtgaggtatttcctcattctcatcatttattgtgcacatggcatattaataaagatgtggaggatagagttggcaagttgagtggaatgaagaagtttggtgaaatttttaaaaattccaaatggaaacgtataattgaagccccgacagaagctgaatatgaggcggcagtggtagccatgaagaatactactgGCAACTAGCCTGGTGTGATTCAGTACGTGGAGACCAcgtggctagtgcataaagagaagttttgtcgagcatggacgaacaaggtgttgcacttaggaaacaccacaacctgtcgagtggagagttcacatgcacagttgaaacagtggttgaattcatctactggtgcacttgatacagtgtgggcgaaggtgcacaaggacattgaggctcagatcgaggcgatcaagtaagacatttattctgttatttgctttaatcttttagaatttaatacattagttttgtaatccgtcattgtatataatcagatactcactcgaggactcgagaagaagatctgTGGTGAATCACTGTGGAGAACCTTTCACGTatctcgacttacacgtttcacattactgcttggctgtactaaatgatgagctcaatcgtatgcacggattgagtatggatgtggtaactgaatgcggatgcgtgttgcccatgactcatggcattccgtgtgcatgtgagcttaaaacatatattgacaCAAATGAATCGGTCTGTGTtgaccgcatccatcctttttggagatctcttgcatttgaagggttgagtgacataccagttactgctccagtatatgctgacgggtctgaggatcaccgattttttcaatctcttgtggaaaaggttgaaaaattagatccttcaatggtgcgtagcatatcgatgtacattcatgatcagataaacccagaacaaagtggctttaaagaacctgaggtcaaagacactgttagaggtagaccaaagggaaattcatcaacaaaacgaaatccgagtgcatgggagtacaaTCAGTCACCACGAGGTCGAGCACGGTCCtcaggttcgaggagtagtcgtagtcgaggccgttcttcatcctcatctgtgcataacagccaaatgccgggtatattttatttcatttatatatatgttgaagttaaagtaaatatatatatatttttattgataaatttcatatattaatattttcagtcggatttgatgcggatatcgccaGTTACtaccatttacatcgggttcaaggtctcatcgtaccatttattactggattccatgatgttgtagcagatggtaactgtggatttcgtgttttagccgatgccatcatttttaaccaagaggagtggaagctgatgagagtgctcatagagaatgagatgcgggcaaaccgtgatctgtatgTGCCAATGTACGGGAACAGatttgatgctgccctcacacgtattaaatgggcaggagcgggttgtGGTGAGTCCCATTGGATGGTGAGTCCGAATGACTTATTtgctgctgcatctgtattGAACGCAGTAATTTTCCTCTTTACTACAGAACaattaggatgttgcactatactgccgatgcgttcggacgatggaagaccacctgagcgagagattgtgatttgtcatttggggagttatcgtcactacatacgtctttatttacatccttcgtttccagtgcctcccattgccacccaatggcgaTTATTTTCTCATCggagtgttcgtcacttggagaATTTATACGCTGAAATGAgagaggcttggactagattatattagttttatatgttgtgattaataatatttattaattaacttatattattttttggttttaagtacaattctgtagttacgggtttaaccgcatatttacgggtttaacggactatttacgggtttgacgaactatttacgggataaaaaagctatttttttttgccaattcgacacgcgggcgtgtggccatcacgcctcacctcgcggtcggacgtgatagcctcacgcctcaccgcgtggtcagCCGGTCGGGCATGTGGCTGTCACggccgaccacgcggtgaggcgtgaggctatcacgtccgaccgcgaggtgaggcgtgatggccacacgcccgcgtgtcgaattggcaaaaaaaatagcttttcccctcccaaaacccatgaaagggcattttcgtcctttcacggggctaggggtgggaaaatggggctgggtttaacaacaccctataTATATGGCCTTAATCAGTATTACAtgaaataattttcttttttaaagtaaatatctcaaacataaaatatatcaaccgaataaaaaatatacttatttTCTCCCGAAGCGAAGCAAGGGCTATTTTCTGGTttctattaaaaatagataaaattgagCTTTATTTGCACAATTTCGTAGTTGGTAAATACTTCAAAATAGAAAGCCCATcactccttttctttctttgcttTCTTCCCATGTCTTGTTGATCAATTTCAGTTCTGGTATCGTCGTTACTATTTGCACTTTGCAGTATGGAGGAAAACCCTAGGAAGCTGACCATACTATACGCAACTCAAACCGGAAACACAATGGACGCGGCAGAGCGTATTAGCCGTGAGGCCGAGCGCAGAGGTTGCCCCGTCAGTCTTCTTTCTTTGGACCAATTCGATGCTGTGAGTTCTGTTTCTGTTTGCTTGCATAGAAAGTTCGGTTGTGTTCTGCaacctctcttttttttttttttttttttgtagaaatgTGACATTTTTTGTTGACTTGGTAACTGGTGAAATTTCATTCAACTTTAATATGAACTTTTATAAGTTGGAATCCATGACAGTTTTTATTTTCACTTCTATCTATGTATTAAATTGGTATCTGATTCCAGCAATTTGTGAAAGACTCTTTTAGGTAAAACAAAGGCATTCTCCCGGAAGCAATTATATCTGCTATACTGAATAATTTACAATGATGTTTTCACTGCAACGACTTATGAGCATGTTGTTTTTGTACTGTGCCAGAGTTCTCTACCTCATGAAGACACTGTAATTTTTGTTGTTTCTACCACAGGCCAGGGAGACGCACCAGATTCCATGAAGGTTGGAGTTTCATTGTTTATTTTCCTTATCTGTCTGTAATGTGGGATCAGACTGAAAGTCTCATTTTCATTCTATCGTTTTCCTAAATTTCCGTTTTTACATAGGGATTTTGGAGATTTCTTCTACAGAAAAACCTTACCAAGCATTGGCTGGCAGGAGTTTGTTATGCTGTTTTTGGATTGGGTGACTCTAGTTACCAGAAATATAATGTAAGTATTTAACATATAGTATATTCTTCTTCCTGAATTCACTCAAGTAGTTAAGAGTCTTACGAATGCATTTATATTAGATTGTAGAACTTTGTTTGTACTGTCTAACTCTCACATAAGTATATCTTGTAGTTGTCCTAGatatattatgattataaaCAATGAATAAATTAACCTTATGGAAAATTGTGGTCGCATAAGTTTTTGGAGAAAATGGAAGTAAAAAGCCAGAATCATCTTCTGGTGAATGAGATAGTATCTCAAAGAAAATGAATTGCCATGGAACCTATCCCATATGTCATTGATTATAAATCTTTTCCTTTTCATACTTTTTGACATGAAGAAAACACAATAGCAGGTTTAAGAACATTATGTTTATCATAAGTTTATTATACAGTATTTCCTACAcaaaattttgaattaaattgtGGTTAAAGGCGTATGAGGACCTTTCGACTAGGGATCATAATGTTTGATTTTGTTTGCTCTTTGAGGGTGCAAGTGTTGCAGTTCTTATTCGTGTTCATCTTCTCCTAATGGTTTATAAATAACCTGCCATGCAGCCCCTTCGTCTCTATTTCATCACTCCAACCAAATTTAAGTGGTTTAGTTATTTGATTATCTCAAATTATTCCTGCTATCACTAGTTCAAAATATTTGTACTGTTGAATCACTTTATGGTAGCATCTAGTATGGATTGGGCTGTCCATTTAGTAATCCATTTTCAGAATTGCAGTTTGTGGCAAAGAAACTTGACAGGAGGCTTTCAGATCTTGGGGCAATAGCTATTGTTGAAAGAGGTTTGGGAGATGATCAGCACCCTTCAGGGTAGAATCAAAATACATTTCAATAAATAAGTGAAAAGCCTTAGCTCAAAAGCATTTGGCTGATTGGTTGATGACAGTTATGTTTCTGAAATCATTTATCTTCTTTTCTAGGTATGAAGGTGGCCTGGATCCCTGGATGTCATTATTATGGAATGcgttatataaaattaatcctAAATTCTTCCCCAATGGTCCAGATTTTGCAATTTCAGAATCAGAATTGATTGATCaaccaaaattcaaaataacttATCACAAAACTGACATTTTGGAATCTCAATTATCAACACTAACAGGTAATTTAACTGGTTGGAATTTAaccttttctctctcttggccTTTGTAATTTGTAAATATCTGCTAAAATGTTGTTTTCTTGAATAGCTTTTCTATCATTACACCCTGGTGCTAAAAAATATAACTAGAAATGTTTTGCCTTGGTAATTTTTcaagaaaatgaaagaaagtaTTAAGTTCATTTACTTTGTGGAACTAGTGATAATTTACCTTTGAATTGATGAAGTTAGTGGGGAAGAATATGCAGATGCTATAAGAATCATAGCCTATGCATGGAGTAATGTCAAACTAAAGCATTGCTAAATTCTTTGACATTATGATTTACCAATTCCTGCTTTTCGTCACGATGGTTGTTGTTTCAtctattgtattttttattactttctttttgctATATTTTTGGAACTGAAACTTGAACCCTGGCATCTTTTTGTCTCAAGTTAGTTGGGTTTATAGGTAGATCTTTTTATGTATTCCTGACTTCTTGGCTCAAGCGCACATTTTCTTGTATACCTATTCACTATCGATACTGAATTCTCTTGACAATGTTGCCTGATGTCATTCGCGGTGTGCTTCTTGTCTTCTTCAATACTGTAACAAGAATCTCATTAGTTAACATAGAGATTGTTTTGCAGCTTATAGGTTTTATATATTCAGTTTTCTTGTGGTTTTCTAGGTCTAAAATGTGCTCAGATGCAAATTGAGATGGCTCGCTCAATGTCACCAGAAAAGTTTTCTCATGACAGGAATAAGCCTGATTGTTTCCTTAAAATGGTAAAAGCACTTGTTTGTTTATGGTACATCCTAAAGAATTAATACAAAACGAGCAACTCCTCGAGCTTTTGGTGAATCTATTGTCCATGAGTGATACTTTTGCTTCCATAAGTTATTTAAAGTTTCTTAAGCAAGAGTAAGATCATCAGTAAACATTTAAACTCATGTATGGGATGCAAATGGATGTACTGTCATTGAACAGGGCCTTGGATATGTTCATTAACTCGCTGTTAGTTTCATGGAAAATAATTTTCAAGTGTAATATTTTTTAGGaacataaaatattttcctaTTTGGCTTTAACATGTGACAAATGAGTGTTATTTTAGTTCAAGACTCAATATTTTTTGTCCTGAttcaaatgttttaaaaaaacctTTTGTTCTCTTAACAGAAAGTTATTCCCTTGTTTTCAGAATATTTTCCATTGACTATTAACTTGTTTTCCTTTGACTTAATTTCTTTTAGAGCTCCACTCCAcacattgaaaaataaaaaaaaagctcCTGTGGAATAAATGAAATTGACAAGAtttgaatatataaatatattttgataaaatgtcAAGTGTTCTTATAATTCTAGTGCATCACTCATCATTGGATCTTTATGTGTTCTTTTTGATCCCGTTGGCTAATATATTAATACTAATAATGATAATACATATGATTTTTCAGGACATTCCTTTCCTTTTCCCCATTTGACTACCAAAACTCACTTATATCCTTTTTTCCTTTGAATTTGCTCATTTAGGTCAAGAATCAACCATTAACTAGTGTTGGGTCTGGAAAAGATGTGCGCcattttgaatttgaatttgtttCATCTGTAAGTATTTCTTACCACTCTTCCCTCATTTTTTGGTGAATGAATTAAAATTTATTGTCCTCTTCTTACTGTGTTCCACTTCCTATACAGGCTATTGAATATGAAGTTGGTGATGTCCTTGAAGTTCTGCCTGGTCAATCTCCTGCTGCAGTGGATGCTTTTATACAACGTTGTAATTTGAACCCGGATTTGTTAATCACTGTATGTACTCATGTATATATTGGTTTATGCTTTGTGCTATTGCTGCTGCCTGGATAGATGTTTCCTTCCTTTATTGCATTTATGAGGATTTCACTGATTATTGCAGCTGATGGTTATGGTTCATAAAGAAGTATTATGGTCATAACAGTTTGGATGAATATACATCTTTAGCTTATAGAAACAATAAGCTTGGTTCTCTGCAAGTTTTGGTGTTCAGTTTCAATTTATATTGGTGCCTACAGCTTCAAATTGTATCAATCTTGCAGAATTGATTAACAGAGGGATGCTGTCAATATGAAAAATGAACAGATTTGTGAAAGGAAGAACTAAAAGAAACTGATGAACGTATTAGACTTGCTTCTTCCTTGAGTGCAATCTATCTGATTTGCCAACTATAGATGGATTTGGTTTAGTTTTTTCCTTGTATGTACCATTTATGGTCAATGTGTGTGATTTCAGGTGCAGCCTAGAGTGATGAAGAGTGCTCCAAACAATGGTCCTAATGTCCCCATCAAGCTAAAAACTTTTGTCGAACGAACAATGGATATTGCATCAGCTTCTCCTAGACGCTATTTTTTTGAGGCAAGAATCCTGTATGTCTTTGGTTCTTCTATCAAACATTTCAAACAAAAAGTACAAAGGATAAATGATCTAATATGCTCCCTCTTTGCTGCTTTTGTCTTTTTGCATTATCTGTTCTGCTTTTGAAGTTCTTTTTTGAAGCTAATGCATATGGCAGTGCAGTGATATATCTTGGAAAATTgattaagaaaggaaaggaaaatagtCTTACTATATTCTTAACTGGCATCTTAACTTCTGACCATCTTGCATATAAACTGTGGATGGGAAATTCTAGTAACAAGTAATTTGGTTGATTGCTAATGATCACCCTATTATTTTGTTAGACTGCCTATACTGCGGACTTTGACTGTATTTCTGGTACTTTGATGTGTGTAAATGACTAACATGCTCTGCCAACAAGAATAACCTTTCCTCATCTGAGAATTAGATCAGCCTTTGAGCTCCACACATATTGGAATTTCTCTATGTTGATGAGTAGTTCAGGGTCTGAAACTATAAAAGGGTTCATGCTAATTTATTCAAGTGATtcttgatttaatttttatgttcaccAATGTTGGATTTTGAGAAACCTATGCATAGGTCTGAGTCATCGTCTTACCTTTTGCTTCATAGATAAGTGGTCCTGTGCTAGAGGTTTTGTGCGTGTTGCTATTTCCTTGCACATTCAATGTCATCCAAACATAGGTCTCTTACATGGGGGGCCATGAATACATTAAGTTGGTCGTtaatttcattattattatatagTCTATTGCCAGCTTAAATTTGATATTGTACTGTAGTTTCATGTTTCTGTTGTCATtgtaatatatacatataatttttttttcaggtTATGAGCTTTTTTGCTGCAGCTGAACATGAAAAGGATAGACTTAAATATTTTTGCTCGCCTGAAGGAAGAGATGATCTGTACCAATACAACCAGAAGGAACGCAGAACTGTTCTGGAGGTGAATCCAAGTAAACAAATTGGTCCATCCTTTTGATATTTTATGCATCGTGCAACTGTTGATAAGCCTTTTTTCTTCAATGTCTTATAAATGTTCCCTTGGCTGAAACAAAATCACAGTGcagaaaaaataattttataaactGGGAAAAAAGTGAAATGGGTGTCAAAGACTAaggttctttttattttatcttctttaGCTTAATGATTAGCAGATGTATTATGCTATATTTAAGTTGCCTAAATGGTATAATAACGATATATATTTTCAGTTTATTTGCTGAGATGAATCCAAGTAATTCAAGCATAGAATTAATTTATGCAGGTTAAAAAAAGTgagaaatgtgattttggagacAGGTTTTATTGTTCATATATGtcatatattaatatgaattgggtctttaactatcaacttaagtttttaattcaattggttACATGACATGATATCAGACTCTCTTTGACCAAGTGATCAAGGATTTGAATCCTTGCAACCTCATTTGTTGATTAGattgcaggacatggtaatatgaGCCTGTGTTGTGCACTCTTCAAACCCAGTAGGCATTCACTTGCGGGGGTGTGCCGGCTATTAATATAAATTGGGCCTTTAACTATGaccttaagcttttagttcaattggttacATGACAAATTGACAATATACAAGGTTAATGGCTAAATGTGCAACAAAAAAACCTacttgacaagttcaaacaaaTAAGGCCAACTTAGAGTTTTTTACACTCCTA
The DNA window shown above is from Euphorbia lathyris chromosome 1, ddEupLath1.1, whole genome shotgun sequence and carries:
- the LOC136206868 gene encoding NADPH-dependent diflavin oxidoreductase 1 isoform X1 translates to MEENPRKLTILYATQTGNTMDAAERISREAERRGCPVSLLSLDQFDASSLPHEDTVIFVVSTTGQGDAPDSMKGFWRFLLQKNLTKHWLAGVCYAVFGLGDSSYQKYNFVAKKLDRRLSDLGAIAIVERGLGDDQHPSGYEGGLDPWMSLLWNALYKINPKFFPNGPDFAISESELIDQPKFKITYHKTDILESQLSTLTGLKCAQMQIEMARSMSPEKFSHDRNKPDCFLKMVKNQPLTSVGSGKDVRHFEFEFVSSAIEYEVGDVLEVLPGQSPAAVDAFIQRCNLNPDLLITVQPRVMKSAPNNGPNVPIKLKTFVERTMDIASASPRRYFFEVMSFFAAAEHEKDRLKYFCSPEGRDDLYQYNQKERRTVLEVLDDFPSVQMPFEWLVQLVPPLKKRAFSISSSSAAHPNQVHLTVDVVSWTTPFKRKRTGLCSMWLAKLDPREGVCIPAWFQKGTLPPPPPSLPLILVGPGTGCAPFRALLEERALQDAYDGAAPVMFFFGCRNEKNDFLYRDFWLFHAQNGGLLSEERGGGFYVAFSRDQPEKVYVQHKIRENSQRIWKLISNGASIYVAGSATKMPSDVMSAFEEIISKETGASRETAVMQLRRLEKDGRYNVESWS